In one window of Gemmatimonadota bacterium DNA:
- a CDS encoding HigA family addiction module antidote protein, with amino-acid sequence MAQLNPVHPGEVLKNDFMEPFGLSSNALAKAVGVTPARINEIVRGRRGISAETALRLAKYFNTDAQSWMNLQVQYELAQAKRTAASALRAIRPHKVV; translated from the coding sequence ATGGCTCAATTGAATCCCGTGCATCCCGGTGAAGTATTGAAAAACGACTTCATGGAACCCTTTGGATTGTCTTCTAACGCTTTGGCGAAGGCCGTCGGCGTAACGCCAGCCAGAATAAACGAGATTGTACGCGGCCGCCGGGGGATTTCGGCTGAAACCGCTTTGCGACTCGCCAAGTACTTCAATACAGACGCGCAGAGTTGGATGAACCTGCAGGTTCAATACGAGCTGGCACAAGCGAAACGTACGGCAGCTTCAGCTTTGCGAGCCATCAGGCCACATAAAGTTGTGTGA
- a CDS encoding peptide ABC transporter substrate-binding protein, whose product MDTHIRNTRRHGLMLPVQRREPLPRALHGCMLLALAILCLSGCAGDENGSRTDSQTRFNSIGRQLPDDAAPPEQQRFRYMFREPSTLDISVAAYEADGTYFAFERLVLLDENNELVPAAADRWESSEDGRTWTFHLREGARWSDGRDVTAHDFEYSFRRMLDPASGNIYAFLYYVIRNGRAFNQGELTDVEQVGIRAVDELTFQIETEGPCPYLPYIVSFITSSPVPRWQVERFGAEWTEPEHCVSNFTYRLAEWNTGSDMKFTLDPNYNGPHKALLEEIIVKFIGAQRPGTLPYENGEIDAYRLDPIDYERVRQDERLAQEIHRMPEFTTWYLFFQTRQPPFDDARVRQAIARAIDRSTLSTTVLNDLAIPAYSMLPPGFPGYSAEQFKAFQSFDPDEARRLMAEAGYPEGRGFPRTELWLRVADTGINRIAGEAVQAMLRETLGIELEIRYQQRNVFNENLFQWQIPMGMLVFVYDYPDPSNMLGLLWRSQPRGYARHDWLQAEFDDLLDRANTHMDPAVRYDLYARAERIMAEEAGAVFLFHPVITELRKPYLRGVKQDREGRVVPIISIQTVNFTEMYIARD is encoded by the coding sequence ATGGACACACACATCCGAAACACGAGGCGTCACGGACTCATGCTGCCCGTGCAGCGTCGAGAACCCTTGCCGCGGGCGCTTCACGGCTGCATGCTGCTGGCCTTGGCGATCCTGTGCCTGAGCGGCTGCGCCGGCGACGAAAACGGCTCCCGGACCGACAGCCAGACCAGGTTCAATTCCATAGGCCGCCAGCTGCCGGACGACGCGGCCCCGCCGGAACAGCAACGGTTCCGATACATGTTCCGCGAGCCTTCCACGCTGGACATCAGCGTGGCGGCCTACGAAGCCGACGGCACGTACTTCGCCTTCGAGCGGCTGGTGCTGCTGGACGAGAACAACGAGCTGGTGCCTGCCGCGGCGGACCGTTGGGAGTCTTCAGAGGACGGCCGGACATGGACCTTCCATCTACGGGAAGGCGCGCGGTGGAGCGATGGCCGGGACGTAACGGCCCACGACTTCGAATATTCCTTCCGCCGCATGCTGGATCCGGCCAGCGGGAACATCTACGCCTTTCTCTACTACGTGATCAGGAACGGGCGGGCCTTCAACCAGGGTGAACTGACGGACGTGGAGCAGGTGGGCATCCGCGCGGTGGACGAGCTGACCTTCCAGATCGAGACCGAGGGACCCTGCCCCTACCTGCCCTATATCGTTTCCTTCATCACGTCGTCGCCCGTGCCGCGGTGGCAGGTGGAGCGTTTCGGCGCGGAATGGACGGAACCGGAACACTGCGTGTCAAACTTCACCTACCGGCTGGCGGAGTGGAACACGGGTTCCGACATGAAGTTCACGCTGGATCCGAACTACAACGGTCCGCACAAGGCGCTGCTCGAGGAGATCATTGTCAAGTTCATCGGCGCGCAGCGTCCGGGCACCCTGCCCTATGAGAACGGTGAAATAGACGCCTACCGGCTGGACCCCATCGACTACGAACGGGTGCGTCAGGACGAAAGGCTCGCGCAGGAGATTCACCGGATGCCGGAGTTCACCACGTGGTACCTGTTCTTTCAGACCCGGCAGCCGCCCTTCGACGACGCCCGGGTAAGGCAGGCCATCGCCCGTGCGATCGACCGGTCTACGCTCAGCACGACCGTCCTCAACGACCTCGCCATCCCGGCGTACTCCATGCTCCCGCCCGGCTTCCCGGGGTATTCGGCGGAGCAGTTCAAGGCGTTCCAGTCATTCGATCCCGACGAAGCCCGGCGGCTGATGGCGGAAGCCGGCTATCCGGAAGGCCGGGGCTTCCCCCGCACGGAACTATGGCTGCGGGTGGCCGACACGGGCATCAACCGAATCGCGGGCGAAGCGGTGCAGGCAATGCTCCGCGAGACGCTGGGCATCGAACTGGAAATCAGGTACCAGCAGCGCAACGTCTTCAACGAGAACCTGTTCCAGTGGCAGATCCCCATGGGCATGCTGGTCTTCGTCTACGACTACCCCGACCCATCCAACATGCTCGGTCTCCTCTGGCGGTCCCAGCCCAGGGGCTATGCCCGCCACGACTGGCTGCAAGCGGAGTTCGACGACCTGCTCGACCGGGCCAATACTCATATGGATCCCGCGGTCCGTTACGACCTGTATGCCCGGGCCGAGCGCATCATGGCGGAGGAGGCGGGCGCCGTCTTTCTCTTCCATCCGGTGATCACGGAGTTGCGAAAACCCTATCTCCGGGGCGTCAAGCAGGACCGTGAAGGCCGCGTGGTGCCGATCATATCGATACAGACCGTGAACTTTACGGAAATGTACATCGCGCGCGACTGA
- a CDS encoding MATE family efflux transporter produces MRDSKPAGTSSDHPFTTRPHATLVRLSFPVLLSLIAEPLTGLVDTAFIKRLGAESLAALGVGAVSLSGLFWIFNFLGISTQTEVAQAEGDNDRARSVSMSSLGIIMSTVFGLLIIVLGVPLTSYLATLLGASGAIHDGAVDYIFWRWLGAPAILITLTACGALRGLQDMRSPLWIALGINGINIVLDPILIFGAGPVPALGIAGAAVASVVAYWIGAVWSIWIVRRKLGWSFQVNLGAVRRLMRVGADLFIRTGVLNLFLLLTTREATHGGADIGAAHQAIRQVWMFGTFVLDALAVTGQSLVAYFLGGDRIRSARKVARIVCHWSVWSGCLLGLVLWLGSGVIIDLLVPATAVAYFHSAWIIAVVVQPVNALAFATDGLHWGSGDYRYLRNAVVLATGTGAAGLLAGPHALDWIWLMTGVWIGVRATLGVVRIWPGVGNSPYRVME; encoded by the coding sequence ATGCGCGATTCAAAGCCCGCGGGCACCTCGTCCGACCATCCTTTTACGACCAGGCCCCATGCCACGCTTGTACGGCTTTCCTTCCCCGTACTGCTCTCGCTCATCGCGGAACCGCTTACCGGGCTCGTGGACACCGCCTTCATCAAGCGGCTGGGCGCGGAGTCGCTGGCCGCCCTCGGGGTCGGCGCCGTGTCGCTTTCCGGACTCTTCTGGATCTTCAACTTCCTCGGGATCAGCACCCAGACCGAAGTCGCCCAGGCCGAAGGCGACAACGACCGGGCCCGGTCTGTTTCCATGAGCAGCCTGGGCATCATCATGAGCACCGTCTTCGGGCTGCTGATCATCGTCCTCGGCGTTCCACTCACCTCGTACCTCGCCACGCTGCTCGGCGCGTCGGGTGCGATCCACGATGGGGCCGTGGACTACATCTTCTGGCGCTGGCTCGGCGCCCCCGCCATCCTGATCACGCTGACGGCCTGCGGTGCCCTGCGGGGCCTCCAGGATATGCGCTCGCCGCTCTGGATCGCCCTCGGCATCAACGGCATAAACATTGTGCTCGATCCGATCCTCATTTTCGGCGCGGGCCCCGTACCCGCCCTGGGAATCGCCGGCGCGGCGGTAGCCAGCGTCGTCGCGTACTGGATCGGCGCGGTCTGGTCGATCTGGATCGTCAGGCGGAAGCTGGGCTGGTCCTTCCAGGTAAATCTCGGCGCGGTCCGCCGGCTGATGCGCGTCGGCGCCGATCTCTTCATACGCACCGGCGTATTGAACCTGTTTCTCCTCCTGACGACCCGGGAGGCCACGCACGGAGGCGCCGACATCGGGGCCGCCCACCAGGCGATCAGGCAGGTCTGGATGTTCGGCACCTTCGTGCTGGACGCCCTCGCCGTCACGGGACAGAGCCTGGTGGCCTACTTCCTCGGCGGCGACCGGATCCGAAGCGCCCGGAAGGTAGCTCGCATCGTGTGCCACTGGAGCGTGTGGTCGGGTTGCCTGCTGGGCCTCGTCCTGTGGCTGGGGAGCGGGGTCATCATTGATCTGCTCGTACCCGCGACCGCAGTCGCCTATTTCCATTCGGCCTGGATCATCGCCGTCGTCGTACAGCCGGTGAACGCCCTGGCCTTCGCCACCGACGGGCTGCACTGGGGCTCGGGGGACTACCGGTACCTGAGGAACGCCGTGGTCCTCGCCACCGGCACGGGTGCGGCCGGATTGCTCGCCGGTCCGCACGCCCTGGACTGGATCTGGTTGATGACCGGAGTCTGGATCGGCGTCCGGGCGACCCTGGGCGTGGTGAGGATCTGGCCGGGGGTGGGGAACAGCCCGTACAGGGTGATGGAGTGA
- a CDS encoding FAD-dependent oxidoreductase encodes MNKTDVLIIGGGAVGICAAYYLRDAGYEVTLVDRGEIGSGASHGNMGLVVPSHSVPLAAPGVVSQGLKWMFKPDSPFYIKPRLDPSLIRWLWAFWKASSEDRMRTAIPLIRDMSLRSLSLFDELNGLDGVDFDYHQRGVLAVYRTREGVEEGEEERHLLASYGLEIDTLSPDGLAEALPGLELNALGGLHFRQDAHLTPVKFVRSLADHVERLGVTVLTQAEVKGFTNEKGRIAVTHTTRGDIAAGEVVLTAGSWSAALGQLAGVPLPIQPAKGYSVTLRRPSGWPEMPFMLSESRVAVTPMGDTLRIGGTLELAGMDHSINHRRVSAILNAVPRYLPSFDIDSHEILETWCGLRPCTPDGLPFLGRVPDVRNLVVAAGHAMIGVSLGPVTGKVVRQIVAGGRAENDIDLDLDLLAVDRFAA; translated from the coding sequence ATGAACAAGACCGACGTACTGATCATCGGAGGCGGCGCGGTGGGGATATGCGCCGCGTACTACCTGCGTGATGCGGGGTACGAGGTCACCCTGGTGGACCGCGGGGAGATCGGGTCCGGCGCTTCCCACGGCAACATGGGCCTGGTCGTACCCAGCCACAGCGTGCCGCTCGCGGCGCCGGGCGTCGTGTCCCAGGGCCTGAAGTGGATGTTCAAGCCGGACAGCCCCTTTTACATCAAGCCGCGGCTGGATCCGTCGCTGATCCGATGGCTATGGGCCTTCTGGAAGGCAAGCAGTGAAGACCGCATGCGCACGGCCATTCCACTGATCCGGGACATGAGCCTGCGCAGCCTTTCGCTTTTCGATGAGTTAAATGGTCTGGACGGGGTGGATTTCGACTATCATCAGCGGGGCGTGTTGGCCGTGTATCGTACGCGGGAGGGTGTGGAGGAAGGGGAGGAGGAACGGCATCTCCTCGCTTCCTACGGACTGGAGATCGACACGCTTTCCCCGGACGGACTGGCCGAGGCGCTACCGGGGCTGGAGCTGAATGCGTTGGGCGGCCTGCACTTCAGGCAGGACGCCCATTTGACGCCGGTCAAGTTTGTGCGGTCATTGGCGGACCACGTAGAGCGGCTCGGCGTGACGGTGCTTACCCAGGCGGAAGTTAAGGGTTTCACGAATGAAAAAGGACGCATCGCGGTTACCCACACGACCAGGGGTGATATCGCGGCGGGAGAGGTGGTGCTCACGGCGGGTTCCTGGTCCGCCGCACTCGGTCAACTCGCCGGAGTTCCGTTGCCCATCCAGCCGGCAAAGGGTTACAGCGTTACCCTGAGGCGGCCGTCCGGCTGGCCGGAAATGCCCTTCATGCTGTCGGAGTCCCGGGTGGCCGTTACGCCCATGGGCGACACGCTGCGTATCGGAGGCACCCTGGAGCTGGCCGGCATGGATCATTCCATAAACCACCGGCGCGTTTCCGCCATTCTGAACGCCGTACCCAGATATCTGCCGTCTTTCGATATCGACTCCCATGAGATCCTGGAGACCTGGTGCGGGCTGCGTCCCTGCACGCCAGACGGACTGCCCTTTCTGGGCCGGGTCCCGGACGTCCGCAACCTGGTCGTGGCGGCCGGCCACGCCATGATCGGGGTATCCCTCGGTCCGGTGACCGGGAAGGTGGTCCGTCAGATCGTAGCCGGCGGACGGGCCGAAAACGACATCGACCTTGATCTCGATCTACTCGCGGTGGACCGTTTCGCCGCCTGA
- a CDS encoding phytanoyl-CoA dioxygenase family protein, protein MTTQTPVPFLTPEEKWHFELQGYLLLPGVVPDADLSEMRPVLDGWLAADEKDIPAPLKRGRQEPNKTHIGHIHYGHEVFQRLNMNPEIIRVVAGLTWGCPRLMHCVFTHMVKGPEELRFHRDDDGVKVTHGFRNPNNDFQVADGEIYCSHLATWVALADVPPGTGFCLVPGSHKSTIPEPEGLPVEHDPPTSITIPMKAGDVIVFSTRLLHNASPWTRDYPRLNIFQRYVFSWFFDLPHLYPLEEHREKLSDDMYELEKMTRDEKQVVKRVREMLASA, encoded by the coding sequence ATGACGACACAGACCCCGGTGCCTTTCCTGACACCGGAAGAGAAGTGGCATTTCGAGCTGCAGGGCTACCTGCTGCTGCCTGGCGTCGTTCCGGACGCCGACCTGTCCGAGATGCGTCCGGTCCTGGACGGCTGGCTGGCCGCGGACGAAAAGGACATTCCCGCTCCACTCAAGCGGGGACGCCAGGAGCCGAACAAGACCCACATCGGCCACATCCACTACGGCCACGAGGTGTTCCAGCGGCTCAACATGAACCCGGAGATCATCCGCGTGGTAGCCGGGTTGACCTGGGGTTGTCCCCGTCTGATGCACTGCGTGTTCACCCACATGGTCAAGGGTCCGGAAGAACTGCGCTTTCATCGGGATGACGACGGAGTCAAGGTCACCCACGGATTCCGCAATCCGAACAACGATTTCCAGGTGGCGGACGGCGAGATCTACTGCAGCCACCTGGCCACATGGGTCGCCCTGGCCGACGTTCCTCCAGGCACGGGATTCTGCCTGGTGCCGGGCAGCCATAAGTCCACGATTCCCGAGCCGGAAGGTCTACCCGTCGAGCACGACCCTCCGACTTCGATCACGATCCCCATGAAGGCGGGAGACGTGATCGTCTTTTCCACCCGCCTGTTGCACAACGCCAGTCCGTGGACCCGGGACTATCCCCGCCTGAACATCTTCCAGCGGTACGTCTTCAGTTGGTTCTTCGATCTGCCCCACCTGTATCCGCTGGAGGAGCACCGCGAGAAACTCTCGGACGATATGTACGAGTTGGAGAAAATGACCCGCGACGAGAAACAGGTCGTCAAGCGGGTACGGGAAATGCTGGCAAGCGCGTAG
- a CDS encoding 4-hydroxy-2-oxovalerate aldolase, translating into MRKSKVLSKLRSSGFVRMAGLGHYLPFYIRYAAHFKYDGLWFDLEHRAMDAREVQSILAMCKQHDIDCMVRPPTLERTRLYRYLEDGATGFMIPFMSTADVARHVVDCTKFPPLGNRGIDGAGLDGDFGIEVWKEGTTYFEDANRETFIVGQIETVEGLRNVDAIAAVEGIDVVFIGPADLTHRLETDPNVNWTLDDAISRVSDAAERNGKAWGITAGNPELVAHYRGLGASLVPWGGDFNLMGVLEQCSKDLDGIPGA; encoded by the coding sequence ATGCGCAAGAGCAAGGTCCTCTCCAAGCTACGCTCCTCCGGTTTCGTCCGGATGGCCGGTCTCGGCCACTATCTGCCCTTCTACATTCGCTATGCAGCCCACTTCAAATACGACGGCCTCTGGTTCGACCTGGAACACAGGGCGATGGATGCCCGGGAGGTCCAGTCCATTCTGGCCATGTGCAAGCAGCACGACATCGACTGCATGGTGCGCCCGCCGACCCTGGAAAGGACCCGGCTGTACCGGTACCTGGAAGACGGCGCCACGGGCTTCATGATCCCTTTCATGTCGACTGCGGACGTCGCGCGCCACGTCGTCGACTGCACGAAGTTCCCTCCCCTGGGCAACCGGGGCATCGACGGCGCCGGCCTCGATGGTGATTTCGGTATCGAGGTGTGGAAAGAGGGCACGACCTATTTCGAGGACGCCAACCGGGAGACCTTCATCGTCGGTCAGATCGAGACCGTGGAAGGGCTGCGCAACGTGGACGCCATCGCGGCCGTGGAGGGCATAGACGTGGTCTTCATCGGTCCCGCCGACCTGACGCACCGCCTGGAGACCGACCCCAATGTCAACTGGACGCTGGACGATGCCATTTCCCGGGTATCGGACGCGGCCGAACGGAACGGCAAGGCCTGGGGCATCACGGCGGGCAACCCCGAACTGGTCGCCCACTACCGCGGCCTGGGCGCCAGTCTCGTGCCATGGGGCGGCGATTTTAACCTGATGGGCGTGTTGGAGCAGTGCAGCAAGGATTTGGACGGGATACCGGGCGCCTGA
- a CDS encoding type II toxin-antitoxin system VapC family toxin produces the protein MIFVDTNVFMYAVGKEHSLQAQATEFLRTSVLNRDQLCTSAEVMQELLHVYLTENRLSTFEAAVRLIADLEIEVWPLEEEDVKLAGHMHERFPMLQARDLCHWASCQRRGIGDVKTFDSVFNSILDSKKI, from the coding sequence ATGATCTTTGTCGACACCAACGTATTCATGTATGCGGTTGGAAAGGAGCATTCCCTTCAAGCGCAGGCAACGGAGTTCTTACGCACGTCCGTCCTCAATCGAGATCAACTATGCACTTCCGCTGAAGTAATGCAGGAATTACTGCACGTATATCTCACCGAGAATCGCCTTTCGACATTCGAGGCAGCGGTTAGACTTATAGCAGATTTGGAAATAGAAGTTTGGCCATTAGAGGAGGAAGACGTAAAACTCGCCGGCCATATGCACGAACGGTTTCCAATGCTTCAGGCACGGGATCTATGCCACTGGGCAAGTTGCCAACGTCGAGGTATCGGCGATGTTAAAACCTTCGACAGTGTGTTTAACTCAATCCTGGATTCGAAGAAGATCTGA
- a CDS encoding excinuclease ABC subunit A has product MIRTYRCRDTEKLAAGYRVRRFVAIERVAQRKLAQLDAAATICFLKVPPGNRLEALTGDRQGQYSIRINDQWRLCFRFDKGNAYDVEIVDYH; this is encoded by the coding sequence ATGATCAGGACGTATCGATGCAGGGACACGGAGAAACTTGCGGCGGGATACCGTGTGCGTAGATTTGTCGCAATTGAACGAGTTGCCCAGCGTAAACTTGCCCAGTTGGATGCTGCCGCGACAATTTGTTTTCTGAAGGTTCCGCCGGGTAATCGTCTTGAAGCCCTAACGGGTGACCGTCAAGGACAGTATAGTATACGGATCAATGATCAGTGGCGTCTGTGTTTCAGATTCGATAAAGGTAACGCTTATGATGTGGAGATTGTTGATTACCACTGA